The genomic segment TTAAACGGCGGCTCGTGCCCCATCTCGAAGTTTCTTCGCATCGAGGCCGTGTAGTTAATAGAGCAAGTGTATTTAATGCTTTTGGTTAGTGAGCATTTAAGAGTTCTTCTATAGTTACTGTGAGACTTACTGACTATGTTGTGCATTATTTTTGGATTTTCACCATTTGCAGTATTTTGGTTATTTAATGATCTAGGGAAGGTAAATGATCTACAAGATTTCATGATGACCATTCAGTGAAAAATGGACGACTTgcccattttttaaaatgttttacagTTTATGTATTTGGTATGTGGtggttttgctttggatttctgccTCATCTGTTCTGGACAGTGGCTGAAGTCTTGGAGACTTTTGCAGTAGTTCTGACGGTTGTGCTCAGAAGAATAGTGCACTAATGTCTTTGAAATTGAAGTAATGACTTTTCTGATATCAAATAATATTTCAGTTGCCAGCTAACACATCTGAAGGAGGAGACAAATATTAAAGGAAACTTTGGGAAAGAATTGGCATAAAGTGAGTGTTTAAACGCTTTAAGAATGAATGGAAGCAACTATTTAATTCTACATTTAAAACTGGACAGAGGCAGGAACTTAAGAATACTATAATAGGATTGTCAATGTTCAAGTGTTACACTTTCAGTCCACAAGCATTCTTTTGGTGCTCTCAGTTAAGGTTCTAGCACCTCATTGCTAAGGATTTTAAAATGCATCAGTCTTAACAAGAGCACTGTACCTGGGATGTTAGATCTGTGCTGTGCTGCAATTTTAATGCCCATACTGTACTAGGAAACTCAAGGAGAGCGACAAAACATTGCAGCTCACAATGCAGTCTCAGTCTATAAACGAATGCAGTAATGAGAggaaggagatgagagcctgTGGAGTACGATACTGGAGGTTGTAGATCTCTTCCCTTTCACTCTTCCAAGAACACAAAGAGGAGGAGTGGTATAGCCTTGTGCTGCTGCTCAGGAAGATCAAAGCTTGTCGGATATTTTGTTCAAGCTCCACATTCCTCTTAAATTCCAAATACCAAAAAATATCTGTCAAAAATACCAACAATATACTTGATCGTATTTCTGTTCAGGCTGAAGATAGTCCAGTTGTGATCatgttgaatggtggggcaggtctGGGGGTCTAGGTCTCTTACTCTTGCTTTTGTGTGTTCTTGTTCCTGTTCAGCCGCTGCAATACCAGCCCTCTAACCTGAAGCTGGATTACAGCATTTAATCCCGTTTTCAActctgatagaaaaatggaagaccTAGCTAAGAAGGTCTTAAAAGAAGAACTTGCTTAATTAAATCAGTCTCCTGGAAGGAAATACAACAACTTGCATGTGCACAATAATATCTCTCTAAGAATTTTGATAATGGACAGATAGTTTGTTAATTAAGGAAATTTTATTATCTCATCTGATGGAATGTAACACTGTTCTGTGTGTGCACCAATTGAATTTCAACATGATTTGGTGTCTGGGTCTCTGGAGTGACACTTGAACGCACATTCTTCAGACTAGGAGGTGCGAATGCTACCACTGAAATGTGAACTGCAAATCTACTGTTGGCCATTGGAACCAAATGCcaagtttgttttctttttaatatGACCACTTTTCAATGACACAACTAATCCAAACAAAATCAACAGCAAAGTATTGGGAGCTGGCAAGTGAGCCCAGTATAGAACAGGAATGTGAAGTGAATTGATGTGTTAACAGTTACTAAAGCTTGaatatgctgcctggtctgctgagcatttccaacgTTACTGTTattggactttttttttttaattttaaggaTCTCTTCTGTTTGGAAACCAAGATGTTCTTGTGGATTTTTTTTATGCTATACACTTTTCCTTTAGGACTCGGGTATTGTGCCACTTTGGGGAAGTGTAACTTAGAAAAGGGTTAAATGCTAGAGTTTCTACCCATTTTGTTTCCTCTTCTGAGTTTGCAGAACAAACTGATTCAACATATGCTCTTTAGTTTGGTTTTGAGTGCTTTCTACTATACATCTTCCCACACATGTATGGTTACTAGGGGTACTAATGCCACAATAATGTTTTGGTTCATTGTGATATCTTATCTTTGTTTGATTTGGCTTTAGTCCATTGGTTGCACAGCAAGCAATGGTGCAGTGTAATGGAGCAATTGACCTTTTGATGTGTAGAATAGTTATGGGAAAGGCTGTGGTGGATTCAGTGGTTAATGGAGATGAACACATTCAATATGTTGGGAATTAACTAGTAAACTGGAATAGTTAATGGAAAAATAATTAATGGGATAACATTTTTAAATCAAGGCTGCTGGGATAGGGAAAAGAAAGGCGTTTCAAGTTTGGGCTTTTTGGAGGGCCAAATGCGTAGTATATTGATGTTCTGGTCAGGAGTCCAGCCTGGAGCTAGGTAAGGATTTGCATGGTGGCTCAGGATCAAGTAATACTTCTGCTTCATAGCTTCAGTGAcgtgggtttgatcctgaccctACCAGTGCTGTCTGTGTTATTTGCATATTGTCCTTGTGACtgctctattccccactctgaccttttcccTCCTTCTTCTCACCAGTGtattacttcccctgggtccttgcctccttccctttcacctatggtccactcttctctcttatcagattccttcctctccagaccttgacctttcccacccacctggcttcacctacccccttccagctagcctccttcccttcccccctcctttttattctggaatcaactcccttccttctcagtcctgaaggagtgtgtctgcctgaaatgttgactatctatccatttccatagatgctgtctgtccaactgaatttctccagcattttgaatgtgttgcattgggtttcctctggtttcctccatgtCCCAAGGACAGGCCAGTTATTGGGTTAATTGACGGCTCTAAATTGTCCTTGGTGTATGCAGATGGTTGACAAATTGGTATGGATTTGATGGCATGTGAGATAAAATAGTGGTTAAAGGGAAGCCAGTACGAGACTGTGATTGCCCTGTGAACCAGCAGAGATCTGATTTTTCAAAAAGCTTTGCTGTACAAGAATATGATTTGGGTGCACCGCGTCTATAGAAGCATCTCCTCTGTTACCCAGCAAGAAAACTCCTCACAATTTAAACTGTTTTTATATCGGATTCCTGACTAGATGATTAAATAACCTTTCTCTGTTCTAGGTGATCAAGCTAATGGATTCAAAAGGGATCAGCAGTGCACCCCCAGCCTACACTGACTCAGTACCACCACCAAGCTATCCTGCAAGTGCTCCTTATCCTGCAGGGCCTCCAATGGGAGCACCTATGGCACCTCCGTATCCTGTCCAACCTGCTCAACCTGCTCAGCCTCCTGTTGGTGAGTGTGTCTGTACTTCAAAATGATCTGCTTCTCTTCATGGCTCACTTGTTACTGGCTGTGGTTGATGGTGTTGAGTGGCCCTTCTGGAGCCCTAAAGCTCCTGGGTGAACACATCCTCTACCTGTGAAGATCTGCCGTACATCCAGGGAGTACTTTATCATGACTTTCTACTGGATTGGAATTTCCATTCATTTCAATGGGAATTCTGACCTGGAGATTTGGAGGAAAAATGTTACTTAATTATAGTGTTACAATTTTAATTTAATTACAGTAAATCTCCGCTAATCTAGCACCCTCAAGACTTTGGTAGCAGACTGGTAGGTTTCTGCACTGTTGAGTATTAATCTTATAATACACTTTTAAATTTTAATGTCACACAGTAACATAATAAATATTCTAATGAATAGGTGTGTTCTCGGGAGCATAGGAACAGGGCCCTGATGAACTTAATAAGAATGTCAATGATAAAACCAGTTGAAACTGATGCCAAGCCAGTGGGATGATAAAGTTACCAGATTAGTGGAGTTTTGCTGTAATCATTATAGTTTTAGCATAAGGTAACTTTATTTAAATGCTCTCCATATTTTATTCTGTGCACAGACTTGCCACTGGCAAAGCTGTTGCTAAAGCCTTGCTGTGCCTGACCGCCTAGCACCCAGAAGCAGAGCTGACTTTTCCTGGCCATGGAATTTTGAACAAGTGGGGGCCATGGGTGGTGAGGAGTGAGGCTGATTCCACCACAATATATGCTGATAGTAGCTAGCCAATTAGTGCATTTTTGGGTTTAGATGTGTACTTGTGGTGTGCACTAATGAGAGATGGATAGCTCCTTCAAAGATTGCTGCAGACTCAGTAGGAGCAGAAGTGGTGCTGACTTCAGAGAGGGGTTTGTGCCTGCAGGGTGTGGGAGTGTAGAAAAAGAGAATGGAAAGGAAAAATGGTAGCTTAGACATAGTAGATTTCTCTCTTCAGTTCTCAAGTATGCTGTTGTGATAGCTGTTCCTATTGGTCGGGAGCAGACTTTACAAGGAGGGTAAGTTGAATGGAAGATGTCATCCTGTGCTTTGTTGGCTTTTATTACATGAAGGTTTGACTCGAGGAGTAAGGAATTTCTGCTGTTATAGTTCCTCGCTGAGACTGAGTCTGGAGTTTTGATCTCCTTGCCTTAAAAAATTAATCTGCTTACAAATCTTGCCAGATTGGTTCCTGGGATGGCTGGTTTGCTGTATGAGAGTGGATAGACTAggcatagtagtagtagtagtcatactttattgatcccaagggaaattggcaTGCTTTATAAGAATAAGATCTTTGAAGATATCTAAACTAAAAGAATGTTTCCTCTAATTGACTTACAAATTACCAGAGAataaagaatgagaggtgatcttattgaatgttaTAAAATCCTTAAAGGCTTGAGCAGCTGGATGCAAGAATGTAGTATTCCCTAGCTGGGATGTTGTAGTGCCAGTCTAGAAATGAGGAGCAATCCATTTAAGATTGAGACGAGAAATGCCTTCCTGTATAGGGTGCTGAAGCTGTGGATTTTACTCTCCAAAGTTGGCAATGGAGGCTTAGTTGTTTAGTTAATTCATTAATAACTTTCTGGATATAGGGAATTATACGGATAGAGAAGACAAGATTCTTCATGTATGATGGGAACAGGCACAGAAGGCTCAGTGTTCTTGTCCTGTTTCGGGATCTTGTAGTTTCTAGATTTTTACTTCCTGTGCAGGATGCTCTGACAAAATATTCCTCTGTTTCTCATAGTGGTGCAGACAGTATACGTACAGCCATCTCAGAGTTTCggtgcacagccagtgcagacaaCCTGTCCAACTTGTCATCAGGTAGTGTTGACACGTGTTCgctacacaccgggagcactgactTGGATCAGCTGTGGAGGTCTCTTCGTGTTTGGGTAGGTGGGCAGATGAGCGTTCATTGTAAAATAATTCTTAAGAGTGTACTGTAAGTTATCTGTGCTTTGCAGTTCTCATAAAGAGAATTTAAAAGCTCAGAGCCCCTTTTGCTGCAATATCATATAAAAGTTTATGCATTTTCTCTACAAATCATCACAAGCAGAGACATAAATGAAGCATTCTGACAAGTACAAATGGCAAGGTAGTCTGTCTCTTTGGACAAAATTAATGGAATATTGCTAGGGTTGGGATATGTACATAGAAACCAAATAATCCTTAGAATTTGAAATAAAATGGAAACTAATCACCAAGCCAAAAATTTGTTAGATCATCCATGTTCAGTATAATTAGAAGATGAAAGAAAGAACTGGAAACTCTCTGCTTGTGGCCAAGTCTAAATTATTGTGGAATTCTTATGCTGTTTGGTCATCCAATGGTATTGGTGTCTGGGTGTAATCTTTGTACCTTTTATTGAATGACAGTTAGCTTCCCTAGGCCTTTTGTGTTGGGAGAATCAGATCCTGCAAGTGTTGTATACATCTCCTTAAAGAGAAGCTATATGCTGGCGGAGATGTGCAGAAAGACCTGGGAGATCATGGAGGCTTGTAGGACATAAGAGAGAGCAAATTCAATTGGCCAAACGGCCTAATACTGCTCTGATGGCTTATGGTTGTGTGTCTATAGACAATACACTAGCCTTGGTGGTGACAAGAGGAAAATCCTCTAGAGTTCTCTAGTAAAACCTCTCCTTTCATGACCTGGCTAATCAAAAATCTGTCAATCTGTGTCTTAACCATACCcagtcacttggcctccacagccacctaggACATttagttccacagattcatcactctctggctaaagaagttcctcctcatttctgttctaaaaggattccGTTTTCTTCAGAGGCTGttttcctctggtcttggactctccctcCATAgagaatatcctctccacatccactctatcgaggcctttcaccattcaataggtttcaatgaggtcacccctcattcttctgcattccagtgagtgtgggcccagagccatcaaacactgttCATATGACATACCTTTCAATCCCGAattcttttagaaacatagaaaataggtgcagaagtaggccattcggccctttgagcctgcaccgccattcagtatgatcatggctgatcatccaactcagaaccgtgtacctgccttctctccataccccctgatccctttagccacaagggccattctAACTCCCTCTtgaatatagtcaatgaactggcctcaactgtttcctgtggcagagaattccacagattcaccactctctgtgtgaagaagtttttcctaatctcagtcctaaaaggcttcccctttatcctcaaactgtgacccctcgttctggacttccccaacatcgggaacaatcttcctgcatctagcctgtccaatccctttaggattttatacgtttcaataagatcccccctcaatcttctaaattccaatgagtataagcctagtcgaaccagtctttcatcatatgaaagtcctgccatctcaggaatcaatctggtgaaccttctttgtactccctctatggcaagaatgtctttcctcagattaggggaccaaaactgcacacaatactccaggtgtggtctcaccaaggccttgtacaactgcagtagtacctccctgctcccgtactcgaatcctcttgctataaatgccagcataccattcgcctttttcaccgcctgctgtacctgcatgctcgcTTTCAATgcctggtgtataatgacacccaggtctcgttgcacctccccttttcctaattggccaccattcagataataatctgttttcctgtttttgccaccaaagtggataacctcacatttatccacattaaattgcatctgccatgaatttgcccactcataaACATCCTTTTTCATAAAcatcctttgaaacctctccaatgtcagcacatcctttcttaattaagTGGTTCTTAAcagctcacgatactccaagtgaggcctcaccagtggcttataaagcctcaacgttacatccttgcttttaatattctagtcctcttgaaacgaatgctcaAATCATATTGCCtacctcaccaccaactcaacctgcatattaatctttagagaatcctgcacaaggactcccaagtccctttgcatctcaaatttttgaattttctctgcaatcAACCACTGCTTATCCGTGctagagtctttcctgtaatatcatgggctcttaacttgtagcatgttgtcaaatgccttctgaaaattcaagtacagaaCATCCACCCAATTCTCATTTGTTTATCCTGCTTTTAAtttattcaaagaattccaacagatttctcagacAAATttttcccctgaggaaaccatgctaactatgac from the Mobula birostris isolate sMobBir1 chromosome 9, sMobBir1.hap1, whole genome shotgun sequence genome contains:
- the LOC140202957 gene encoding LITAF domain-containing protein-like, giving the protein MDSKGISSAPPAYTDSVPPPSYPASAPYPAGPPMGAPMAPPYPVQPAQPAQPPVVVQTVYVQPSQSFGAQPVQTTCPTCHQVVLTRVRYTPGALTWISCGGLFVFGCVLGCCLIPFCIDSLQDVDHNCPNCGAHLGCFRRL